The following proteins are co-located in the Bradyrhizobium sp. AZCC 2176 genome:
- a CDS encoding ABC transporter substrate-binding protein — MRTRNSMLLAATALALGLSLGLPTISAQAETVVRYGISMADIPLTTGQPDRGAGAYQFSAYTIYDPLVAWEMDVSDRPGKLVPGLATEWKVDDTDRKKWRFILRKGVKFHDGSDFNADAVIWNLDKVLNDKAPQFDKRQSAQVKTRLPSVASYAKIDDGTIEITTKTVDSFFPYQMLWFLVSSPAQYEKLGKDWDKFAGQPSGTGPFKLTKLVPRELAELSKNADYWDKKRIPKADKIVLIPMPEALTRTNALLAGQVDLIETPAPDAVPQLKSAGMKIVDNVTPHVWNYHLSVLPGSPWTDIRLRKALNLAIDREAVVGLMNGLAKPAKGQVDPSSPWFGKPSFELKYDVAAAKKLVQEAGYSKEKPLKTTFIIAQGGTGQMLSLPMNEFLQQSFKEIGIEIDFKVVELETLYTAWRKGAADEMNANITSNNIAYVTSDPLYAIVRFFHSGQIAPVGVNWGGYKNPKVDALIDEAKQTFDVAKQDELLAQAHAAIVDDATLVWVVHDTNPHALSPKVKRFVQAQHWFQDLTTIGLE, encoded by the coding sequence ATGCGCACCCGAAATTCGATGCTTCTTGCTGCCACAGCACTTGCCCTCGGATTGTCCCTTGGCTTGCCTACGATTTCGGCGCAGGCGGAGACCGTTGTGCGCTACGGCATTTCGATGGCGGACATCCCGCTGACCACTGGCCAGCCGGACCGCGGCGCCGGCGCCTACCAGTTCTCGGCCTATACGATCTACGATCCCTTGGTCGCCTGGGAGATGGACGTCTCCGACAGGCCCGGCAAACTGGTGCCCGGCCTGGCCACCGAATGGAAGGTGGACGACACCGACAGGAAGAAGTGGCGCTTTATCCTGCGCAAGGGCGTCAAGTTTCACGACGGCAGTGACTTCAATGCCGACGCGGTGATCTGGAATCTCGACAAGGTGCTCAATGACAAGGCACCGCAGTTCGACAAGCGCCAGAGCGCGCAGGTGAAAACCCGCCTGCCCTCGGTCGCGAGCTACGCCAAGATCGACGATGGCACGATCGAGATCACCACGAAAACCGTGGATTCGTTCTTCCCGTATCAGATGCTCTGGTTTCTGGTCTCGAGCCCCGCGCAATATGAAAAGCTCGGCAAGGACTGGGACAAGTTCGCCGGCCAGCCCTCCGGCACCGGCCCGTTCAAACTGACCAAACTTGTCCCGCGCGAACTGGCCGAACTCTCGAAGAACGCCGACTATTGGGACAAGAAGCGGATCCCGAAGGCCGACAAGATCGTGCTGATCCCGATGCCGGAAGCGCTGACGCGCACCAATGCGCTGCTGGCGGGCCAGGTCGATCTGATCGAGACGCCGGCGCCGGATGCGGTACCGCAGCTCAAATCCGCCGGCATGAAGATCGTCGACAACGTCACGCCGCATGTCTGGAACTATCATTTGAGCGTGCTGCCCGGCTCGCCCTGGACCGACATCCGCCTGCGTAAGGCGCTCAACCTCGCGATCGACCGCGAAGCCGTCGTCGGACTGATGAACGGGTTGGCCAAACCCGCCAAGGGTCAGGTCGACCCGTCGAGCCCGTGGTTCGGCAAGCCGTCCTTTGAACTGAAATACGATGTCGCGGCGGCGAAGAAGCTGGTGCAGGAAGCGGGATATTCGAAGGAAAAGCCGCTGAAGACAACCTTCATCATCGCGCAGGGCGGCACCGGGCAGATGCTGTCGCTGCCGATGAACGAATTCCTGCAGCAGAGCTTTAAGGAAATCGGCATCGAGATCGACTTCAAGGTGGTCGAGCTCGAGACTCTCTATACGGCGTGGCGCAAGGGCGCGGCCGACGAGATGAATGCGAACATCACCTCCAACAACATCGCCTATGTCACGTCTGATCCGCTTTACGCGATCGTCCGCTTCTTCCACTCCGGCCAGATCGCACCGGTCGGCGTCAACTGGGGCGGCTACAAGAACCCGAAGGTCGATGCATTGATCGACGAGGCCAAGCAGACGTTCGACGTCGCCAAACAGGACGAACTATTGGCGCAGGCGCACGCAGCGATCGTCGACGACGCGACGCTGGTGTGGGTGGTGCACGACACCAACCCGCATGCGCTGTCGCCGAAGGTGAAGAGGTTCGTGCAGGCGCAGCATTGGTTTCAGGATTTGACAACGATCGGGCTGGAGTAG
- a CDS encoding ABC transporter permease produces MFAYIARRIVYVIPIVISVALVCFLLVHITPGDPLVAVLPADASQELAAQLRTAYGFDRPLPVQFGLWLWRALHGDLGSSIATGRPVLTEVLRAVGNTVTLAIAAALIGFTLGLLFGLIAGYFRDTWVDKVATSIAIAGVSVPHYWLGMVMVIIFSVQLNWLPAVGAGPSGSGSWGWDWEHMKYLILPAITTSVIPMGIVTRTVRALTGDILSQDFVEALRAKGLRELDVFKHVIKNAAPTALAVMGLQLGYMLGGSILIETVFSWPGSGLLLNSAIFQRDLPLLQGTILVLALFFVALNLLVDIAQAAIDPRIKRG; encoded by the coding sequence GTGTTTGCTTACATCGCCCGGCGTATCGTCTACGTCATCCCGATCGTGATCAGCGTCGCGCTGGTGTGTTTCCTGCTGGTGCACATCACGCCCGGCGATCCGCTGGTGGCCGTGTTGCCGGCGGATGCGTCGCAGGAACTTGCGGCGCAACTGCGCACCGCCTATGGCTTCGACCGTCCGCTGCCGGTCCAGTTCGGGCTCTGGCTGTGGCGCGCGCTGCATGGCGATCTCGGCAGTTCGATTGCGACCGGCCGACCGGTGCTGACGGAAGTGTTGCGCGCGGTCGGCAATACCGTCACGCTTGCGATTGCCGCGGCGCTGATCGGCTTCACGCTCGGGCTATTGTTCGGACTGATCGCCGGCTATTTCCGCGATACCTGGGTCGACAAGGTCGCGACTTCGATCGCGATCGCCGGCGTCTCGGTGCCGCATTACTGGCTCGGCATGGTGATGGTCATCATTTTCTCGGTGCAGCTCAATTGGCTGCCTGCGGTCGGCGCCGGTCCCAGTGGTTCCGGCTCGTGGGGCTGGGATTGGGAGCACATGAAATATCTCATCCTGCCGGCGATCACGACCTCTGTGATTCCGATGGGCATCGTCACCCGCACCGTGCGGGCACTGACCGGCGACATCCTGAGCCAGGATTTTGTTGAAGCATTGCGCGCAAAAGGCCTGCGCGAACTCGACGTGTTCAAACACGTCATCAAGAACGCGGCGCCGACCGCGCTTGCGGTAATGGGACTGCAACTCGGTTACATGCTCGGCGGCTCGATCCTGATCGAGACCGTGTTCTCCTGGCCCGGCTCGGGACTGCTGCTCAATTCGGCGATCTTCCAGCGCGACCTGCCGCTGCTGCAGGGCACGATCTTGGTGCTGGCGCTGTTCTTCGTGGCCCTCAATCTGCTCGTCGATATTGCGCAGGCCGCGATCGATCCACGCATCAAGCGGGGCTGA
- a CDS encoding ABC transporter substrate-binding protein → MRNDKSKKTATAWLLATALVVGLPQLASAETVLRIGMTAADIPRTLGQPDQGFEGNRFTGLTMYDGLTMWDLSSAEKASVMIPGLATEWKVDEADKKKWTFKLRPGVKFHDGSPFNADAVVWNVEKVLKQDAPHFDASQVGVTASRMPTLASARKVDDMTVELTTKEPDSFLPINLTNLFMASPTKWQAFYDKAEGADAKAKSQAAWAAFAKDASGTGPWKMSKFTPRERLELVKNEGYWDKARVPKIDRMVLLPMPEANARTAALLSGQVDWVEAPAPDAVKEIKQRGFQLQANESPHVWPWQFSRVEGSPWNDIRVRKAANLCIDREGLKEGLLAGLMVPATGTFEPGHPWRGKPTFEIKYDLKGAQKLMQEAGYGPSKKLTVKTQTSASGSGQMQPLPMNEYLQQALAECYFDVQLDVIEWNTLFTNWRRGAKDPTANGANATNVTYAAMDPFFALVRFLQSSMAPPTSNNWGYVNNPKFDELVTKARQTFDPAARDAALAELHAASVDDAAFLYVAHDVSPRAMSPKVKGFVQPKSWFVDFSPVSMAP, encoded by the coding sequence ATGCGTAACGACAAATCGAAGAAGACGGCCACCGCGTGGCTGCTGGCGACCGCGCTGGTGGTGGGGCTGCCGCAACTTGCGAGCGCCGAAACGGTGCTGCGGATCGGCATGACCGCTGCCGATATTCCGCGCACGCTCGGCCAGCCCGACCAGGGCTTTGAGGGCAACCGCTTCACCGGCCTCACCATGTATGACGGCCTGACGATGTGGGACCTGTCGTCGGCCGAGAAGGCGAGCGTGATGATTCCCGGGCTCGCGACCGAATGGAAGGTCGACGAGGCCGACAAGAAGAAGTGGACCTTCAAGCTGCGTCCCGGCGTCAAATTCCATGATGGCTCGCCGTTCAATGCCGATGCCGTGGTCTGGAACGTCGAAAAAGTGCTGAAGCAGGACGCGCCGCATTTCGACGCCAGCCAGGTCGGCGTCACCGCCTCGCGCATGCCCACCTTGGCCTCGGCGCGCAAGGTCGACGACATGACGGTTGAGCTGACCACCAAGGAGCCGGACAGCTTTTTACCGATCAACCTGACCAATCTGTTTATGGCGAGCCCGACCAAGTGGCAGGCGTTCTATGACAAGGCTGAAGGCGCCGACGCCAAGGCCAAGTCGCAGGCCGCCTGGGCGGCGTTCGCCAAGGACGCCTCGGGCACCGGGCCCTGGAAGATGTCGAAGTTTACCCCGCGCGAGCGGCTCGAACTGGTGAAGAACGAGGGCTATTGGGACAAGGCGCGCGTGCCCAAGATCGACCGCATGGTGCTGCTGCCGATGCCGGAAGCCAATGCCCGCACCGCGGCCTTGTTGTCCGGTCAGGTCGATTGGGTCGAGGCGCCGGCGCCGGATGCGGTCAAGGAGATCAAGCAGCGCGGCTTCCAGCTCCAGGCCAATGAATCACCGCATGTCTGGCCGTGGCAGTTCTCGCGCGTCGAAGGCTCGCCGTGGAACGACATCCGCGTCCGCAAGGCCGCCAATCTCTGCATCGATCGCGAAGGCCTCAAGGAGGGCCTGCTCGCCGGCCTGATGGTGCCGGCCACCGGCACCTTCGAGCCCGGCCATCCCTGGCGCGGCAAGCCGACTTTCGAGATCAAGTATGACCTGAAGGGCGCCCAGAAGCTCATGCAGGAAGCAGGCTACGGCCCAAGCAAAAAGCTGACGGTGAAGACCCAGACTTCGGCGTCGGGATCGGGCCAGATGCAGCCCTTGCCGATGAACGAATATCTGCAGCAGGCGCTGGCCGAATGCTACTTCGACGTCCAGCTCGATGTCATCGAGTGGAATACGCTGTTCACCAACTGGCGCCGCGGCGCCAAGGATCCGACCGCTAACGGCGCCAATGCCACCAACGTCACCTATGCGGCGATGGATCCGTTCTTCGCGCTGGTGCGCTTCCTGCAGTCGTCGATGGCGCCGCCAACGTCGAACAATTGGGGCTACGTCAACAATCCCAAGTTCGACGAACTCGTGACCAAGGCCCGCCAGACCTTCGATCCCGCCGCGCGTGACGCGGCGCTGGCTGAACTGCACGCGGCTTCCGTCGACGATGCGGCGTTCCTTTACGTCGCCCACGACGTCTCGCCGCGCGCCATGAGCCCGAAGGTCAAGGGTTTTGTGCAGCCGAAGAGCTGGTTCGTCGACTTCTCGCCGGTGTCGATGGCGCCGTAG